In a single window of the Desulfovibrio psychrotolerans genome:
- a CDS encoding TRAP transporter substrate-binding protein, producing the protein MKRREFLKKAGVGATAAVAAATVNAPFVHASKKTPIRWRMQTYAGPALAEHVIKPQIDAFNKAANGEMVIELYHADQLIPTGELFRAMQRGTIDAVQSDDDSIAAPVDVSIFAAYFPFASRYSLDVPTLFNHYGLNEIWEEAYAEVKGVTWLGAGAWDPCNFATVAPIRSLSDLKGKRVFTFPTGGKFLSRFGVVPVTLPWEDVEVALQTGELDGVAWSGITEDYTVGWADVTKYYLTNNISGAWCGSYFANSDKWDAVPEHLKTLFRLSMDSSNYYRLHWYWWGEAHYRVTGGKLELTTIPEDEWSIVEAEAEKYWDEVAANSPRSAKIVSILKNYVDTMKKAGKPYRY; encoded by the coding sequence ATGAAGAGAAGAGAATTTCTGAAGAAGGCAGGCGTGGGAGCCACAGCCGCAGTGGCCGCCGCAACCGTGAATGCGCCTTTCGTGCATGCCAGCAAGAAAACCCCCATCCGCTGGCGTATGCAGACCTATGCCGGTCCCGCCCTCGCGGAGCATGTCATCAAGCCGCAGATTGATGCCTTCAACAAGGCTGCCAACGGGGAGATGGTCATAGAACTATACCATGCCGACCAGCTGATCCCCACCGGCGAGTTGTTCCGCGCCATGCAGCGCGGCACCATCGATGCCGTGCAGAGCGATGACGATTCCATCGCCGCCCCCGTGGATGTCTCCATCTTCGCCGCGTATTTTCCCTTTGCCTCGCGCTACTCGCTGGATGTGCCCACCCTGTTCAACCATTACGGGCTCAATGAAATATGGGAAGAGGCTTATGCAGAGGTAAAGGGCGTTACATGGCTTGGCGCGGGCGCGTGGGACCCCTGCAACTTTGCCACCGTGGCCCCCATACGCTCCCTGAGTGACCTGAAGGGCAAGCGCGTGTTCACCTTCCCCACGGGCGGCAAGTTCCTCAGCCGGTTCGGCGTGGTGCCCGTGACCCTGCCGTGGGAAGACGTGGAAGTCGCCCTGCAGACAGGCGAACTGGACGGCGTGGCGTGGTCCGGCATTACCGAAGACTACACCGTGGGCTGGGCCGATGTGACCAAATACTACCTCACCAACAACATTTCCGGCGCATGGTGCGGCTCCTACTTTGCCAACAGCGACAAGTGGGATGCCGTGCCCGAACATCTGAAGACCCTGTTCCGCCTGTCCATGGACAGCTCCAACTACTACCGCCTGCACTGGTACTGGTGGGGCGAGGCGCACTACCGCGTCACGGGCGGCAAGCTGGAGCTTACCACCATTCCCGAAGATGAATGGAGCATCGTGGAAGCCGAGGCAGAGAAGTACTGGGATGAAGTGGCCGCCAACAGCCCGCGCAGCGCAAAGATTGTGTCCATTCTCAAAAACTATGTGGACACCATGAAAAAGGCCGGAAAGCCCTACCGCTACTAG
- a CDS encoding FAD-binding and (Fe-S)-binding domain-containing protein, with the protein MLPAPYADFYRDLLEVVPKQNVYTDPLRVLAYGTDASFYRLIPKMVVDTNAEEEIIHILKLANKYRVAVTFRAAGTSLSGQAISNSVLVRLGDGWRRFRIFDNATRISLQPGIIGTHANRLLAEFGKKIGPDPASIDSAKIGGIVANNASGMCCGVAENSYKTLGSMRLVMYDGTVLDTADDKSRAEFSRRHPGMLENLRLLRQEVASNTALADLISRKFKIKNTTGYSLNALVDFEDPFDIIQHLMVGSEGSLGFIAEVTYRTVVEHPHKASALIFFPDIKSACEATITLRETPVSAVELMDDRALRSVCGKPGMPACLMGDIADNTTALLVETRAATKEQLEKQIAAVTASITHIPKLGEVEFTDIPEEFNKLWAVRKGLFPAVGAVRRVGTTVIIEDVAFPIKDLAKATLQLQELLKKYEYNEAIIFGHALEGNLHFVFTQDFSDPREITRYQGFMDEVCSMVVKEYDGSLKAEHGTGRNMAPFVEMEWGAEAYRLMKEIKAIFDPYGLLNPGVIINEDAEAHLRNLKPLPPAHSIVDTCIECGFCEPICPSRNVTFTPRQRITAWREISRMKASDEKDKLLKKLFSDFSYFGDNTCATDGLCATRCPVSINTGSFIKRLRADSVTPCQQKSAQWVATKFGTVAKTVGVTLKGVNLAHRLLGTKVMDTGSMVLRVATLKKLPLWNRQMPKGLSPVKPVPVNDSNPHKVVYFPSCISRTMGPAQSDPEKMDLPRKTIALLLKAGYEVVFPDRLGELCCGQAFESKGFDAQADMKAKELSEALLKASNNGEYPVLCDTSPCLYRMKETLDKRLTLLEPIEFALTHLQDKLTFTRQPKTIAVHTTCTSRKLGLDAKFAQLAQLCAEKVVVPENVFCCGFAGDRGFSYPELNKAALAELKAQVEHCSEGYSTSRTCEVGLALHATIPYRNVLYLVDEATTPKR; encoded by the coding sequence ATGCTGCCTGCTCCGTATGCCGACTTTTACAGAGACCTTCTGGAAGTCGTGCCCAAACAGAACGTCTACACCGACCCCCTGCGCGTCCTCGCCTACGGCACGGACGCCAGCTTCTACCGCCTCATCCCCAAAATGGTGGTAGATACCAACGCGGAAGAAGAGATCATCCACATCCTCAAGCTGGCCAATAAATACCGCGTTGCCGTCACCTTCCGCGCCGCCGGCACCAGCCTTTCCGGGCAGGCCATTTCCAATTCCGTGCTGGTCCGGCTGGGCGATGGCTGGCGTCGGTTCCGCATCTTCGACAACGCCACCCGCATCTCGCTGCAACCCGGCATCATCGGCACGCATGCCAACCGGCTGCTGGCAGAGTTCGGCAAAAAGATAGGCCCGGACCCCGCCTCCATAGATAGCGCCAAGATTGGCGGCATCGTGGCCAACAACGCCTCCGGCATGTGCTGCGGCGTGGCGGAAAACAGCTACAAAACGCTGGGCTCCATGCGCCTCGTCATGTACGACGGCACGGTGCTGGATACCGCCGATGACAAAAGCCGTGCGGAATTTTCCCGCAGGCATCCCGGCATGCTGGAAAACCTGCGCCTGCTGCGGCAGGAGGTAGCCTCCAACACCGCCCTCGCAGACCTCATCAGCCGCAAGTTCAAGATAAAAAACACCACGGGCTACAGCCTGAACGCGCTGGTCGATTTCGAAGACCCCTTCGACATCATCCAGCACCTCATGGTCGGCTCGGAAGGCTCGCTGGGCTTCATTGCAGAAGTAACCTACCGCACCGTGGTGGAGCACCCGCACAAGGCTTCCGCCCTCATCTTCTTCCCGGACATCAAGTCCGCGTGCGAGGCCACCATAACCCTGCGCGAAACCCCTGTTTCCGCCGTAGAACTGATGGATGACCGCGCCCTGCGTTCCGTATGCGGCAAGCCTGGCATGCCCGCCTGCCTTATGGGCGACATTGCGGACAACACCACCGCCCTGCTTGTGGAAACCCGCGCCGCCACCAAGGAACAGCTGGAAAAGCAAATCGCCGCTGTCACCGCCTCCATCACCCACATTCCCAAGCTGGGCGAAGTGGAATTCACCGATATCCCGGAAGAATTCAACAAACTGTGGGCCGTGCGCAAGGGCCTGTTCCCCGCAGTGGGCGCCGTGCGCCGCGTGGGCACAACGGTTATCATCGAAGACGTGGCCTTCCCCATCAAGGATCTCGCCAAAGCCACGCTGCAATTGCAGGAACTGCTGAAAAAGTACGAATACAACGAGGCCATCATCTTCGGGCACGCGCTGGAGGGCAACCTGCACTTCGTGTTTACGCAGGACTTTTCCGACCCGCGCGAGATCACCCGCTATCAGGGCTTCATGGATGAAGTCTGTTCCATGGTGGTCAAGGAATACGACGGCTCGCTCAAGGCGGAGCACGGCACCGGGCGCAACATGGCTCCCTTTGTGGAAATGGAATGGGGCGCAGAAGCCTACCGCCTGATGAAAGAAATCAAGGCCATCTTCGACCCCTACGGCCTGCTCAATCCCGGCGTCATCATTAACGAAGACGCAGAAGCGCACCTGCGCAACCTCAAGCCCCTGCCCCCCGCGCACTCCATTGTGGATACCTGCATAGAGTGCGGCTTCTGCGAACCTATCTGCCCCTCGCGCAATGTCACCTTCACCCCGCGCCAGCGCATTACCGCATGGCGCGAGATAAGCCGCATGAAGGCCTCTGACGAAAAAGACAAGCTGCTCAAAAAGCTCTTCTCAGACTTCAGCTATTTTGGCGATAACACCTGCGCCACAGACGGCCTGTGCGCCACGCGCTGTCCCGTTTCCATAAACACGGGCAGCTTCATCAAGCGCCTGCGGGCAGACAGCGTCACCCCGTGCCAGCAAAAATCGGCCCAGTGGGTCGCCACCAAATTCGGTACCGTGGCAAAGACCGTGGGCGTTACCCTTAAGGGTGTAAACCTTGCCCACCGCCTGCTGGGCACCAAGGTTATGGATACCGGCTCCATGGTGCTGCGCGTGGCAACACTCAAAAAGCTGCCCCTGTGGAACAGGCAGATGCCCAAGGGCCTCAGCCCTGTCAAACCCGTTCCCGTCAACGATTCCAACCCGCACAAGGTGGTCTACTTCCCCAGTTGCATCAGCCGCACCATGGGTCCCGCCCAGAGCGACCCGGAAAAGATGGACCTGCCCCGCAAGACCATCGCCCTGCTGCTCAAGGCCGGGTACGAGGTCGTCTTCCCCGACAGGCTGGGCGAGCTGTGCTGTGGTCAGGCCTTTGAATCCAAGGGGTTTGACGCGCAGGCAGACATGAAGGCCAAGGAACTTTCCGAAGCCCTGCTCAAGGCCAGCAACAATGGCGAATACCCCGTGCTCTGCGATACCAGCCCCTGCCTGTACCGCATGAAGGAGACGCTGGATAAACGCCTCACCCTGCTGGAACCCATCGAGTTTGCCCTTACGCACCTGCAGGACAAGCTCACCTTCACCAGGCAACCCAAGACCATCGCGGTGCACACCACCTGCACCTCGCGCAAGCTGGGGCTGGATGCCAAGTTCGCCCAGCTCGCACAGCTCTGCGCAGAAAAGGTCGTTGTACCGGAAAACGTGTTCTGCTGCGGCTTTGCAGGCGACCGGGGCTTCAGCTACCCGGAACTGAACAAGGCCGCGCTTGCGGAGCTTAAGGCGCAGGTGGAACACTGTTCAGAGGGCTACTCCACCTCGCGTACCTGCGAGGTAGGCCTTGCCCTGCACGCCACCATTCCCTACCGCAACGTGCTCTACCTTGTGGATGAGGCCACAACGCCCAAGCGGTAG
- a CDS encoding ethanolamine ammonia-lyase subunit EutB encodes MNRNAPLRELLAKASPLRSGDVLAGVAARSEEERVKAQMTLADVPLKRFLNECVVPYEEDEVTRLIQDTHDTAAFAPVSGFTVGQLRDWLLTDAADTAALSRLAPGLTPEMVAAVCKLMRLQDLVLVASRCEVVTRFRNTIGLPGHFSVRLQPNHPTDDLKGILASTIDGLQYGCGDAVIGINPATDSVENISRLLDLLDSVVQRYAIPTQTCVLTHVTTAMEVMAGGAPVDLCFQSIAGTEKANASFGISLALLEEAHQATLSLGRGTVGTDCMYFETGQGSALSANAHHGVDQQTLEVRAYAVARRFRPLLVNTVVGFIGPEYLFNGKQIIRAGLEDHFCGKLLGLPMGVDICYTNHAEADQDDMDMLLTLLGNAGCNFIMGIPGADDIMLNYQSTSFHDAAYLRALLGKRPAPEFAAWLESMGIHDSAGRLLPPGAGGRLRALASDMMA; translated from the coding sequence ATGAACCGCAACGCACCATTGCGCGAACTGCTGGCCAAGGCATCGCCCCTGCGGTCGGGAGATGTGCTGGCCGGGGTGGCTGCCCGTTCGGAAGAGGAGCGCGTCAAGGCGCAGATGACGCTTGCAGACGTGCCGCTCAAACGGTTTCTGAATGAATGCGTGGTGCCCTATGAAGAAGACGAGGTAACCCGTCTTATTCAGGATACGCACGATACCGCGGCCTTTGCCCCGGTCAGCGGGTTCACGGTGGGCCAACTGCGCGACTGGCTGCTGACCGATGCGGCAGATACCGCCGCCCTTTCCCGCCTTGCTCCGGGGCTTACGCCGGAAATGGTTGCGGCGGTGTGCAAGCTCATGCGGTTGCAGGATCTGGTGCTGGTGGCATCCCGGTGCGAGGTGGTAACCCGATTCAGAAACACCATAGGGTTGCCGGGCCATTTTTCCGTGCGGCTGCAGCCCAACCATCCCACCGATGACCTCAAGGGCATTCTGGCTTCCACCATAGACGGCCTGCAATACGGCTGCGGCGATGCGGTCATCGGCATAAATCCGGCCACGGACAGCGTGGAGAACATTTCCCGGCTGCTGGACCTGCTGGATTCCGTCGTGCAGCGGTACGCCATTCCCACCCAGACCTGCGTACTCACCCATGTGACCACAGCCATGGAAGTCATGGCGGGCGGCGCACCCGTGGACCTGTGTTTCCAGTCCATCGCGGGAACGGAAAAGGCCAACGCCAGCTTCGGCATATCGCTGGCCCTGCTGGAAGAGGCGCATCAGGCAACCCTGTCGCTGGGACGCGGCACCGTGGGAACAGACTGCATGTATTTTGAAACCGGGCAGGGCAGCGCGCTTTCCGCAAACGCGCACCACGGCGTGGACCAGCAGACGCTGGAGGTGCGGGCCTATGCCGTGGCCCGGCGGTTCCGCCCGTTGCTGGTGAACACCGTGGTGGGCTTTATCGGCCCGGAATACCTGTTCAACGGCAAGCAGATCATCCGCGCCGGGCTGGAAGATCATTTCTGCGGCAAATTGCTGGGGCTGCCCATGGGGGTGGACATCTGCTACACCAACCATGCGGAGGCCGATCAGGACGATATGGACATGCTGCTCACCCTGCTGGGCAACGCCGGATGCAATTTCATCATGGGCATTCCCGGCGCGGACGATATCATGCTCAATTATCAGTCCACCTCGTTCCATGACGCAGCCTACCTTCGCGCTCTGCTGGGCAAGCGCCCTGCGCCGGAGTTCGCCGCGTGGCTGGAGTCCATGGGCATACACGACAGTGCGGGCAGGTTGCTTCCCCCCGGTGCGGGCGGCAGGCTGCGGGCGCTTGCATCGGATATGATGGCATAA
- a CDS encoding TRAP transporter large permease has protein sequence MSYEMIALLMGSSLMLLLLTGQRVFGAIGFIGAMAALLLWGDGGSEMPFNASISLLNWFPLLTLPLFIYMGYMLSESGIANDLYRMIHVWMGPLHGGLAIGTVVLMVAISAMNGLSVAGMAIGSSIALPEMLKRGYDKRMVTGVIQAGSSLGIMVPPSIVLVLYGMIARQPVSKLWLAGVGPGLLFAAMFIAYIVIRCKINPAMGPALSAEERDIPKKEKYSLLLAGLLPLAIIFSVTGFFMMGLTSLVESSAVGAAAATLAALCKGRLTRKVMDDTLHQTLSVSCMFMWIIMAALCFGAVFDGLGAVHAIKSLFLDEWGLTPWGVLIMMQVSYIIMGMFLDDTAMLVIVAPLYIPLIISLGFNPIWYGVLYTVTCQIAYMTPPFGYNLFLMKAMAPKEVTLADIYSSIVPFVIIMVLGLGLVMAFPQIAMYLPDTYFAK, from the coding sequence ATGAGTTACGAAATGATTGCTCTGCTGATGGGCTCATCCCTCATGCTGCTGTTGCTGACAGGGCAGCGGGTGTTCGGGGCCATCGGCTTCATCGGTGCCATGGCTGCGCTGCTTCTTTGGGGCGACGGCGGCTCGGAGATGCCGTTCAACGCCAGCATCTCGCTGCTGAACTGGTTCCCGCTGCTCACGCTGCCGCTGTTCATCTACATGGGGTACATGCTCTCGGAATCCGGCATTGCCAACGACCTGTACCGCATGATCCATGTTTGGATGGGACCGCTGCACGGCGGTCTGGCCATAGGCACCGTGGTGCTCATGGTGGCCATTTCCGCCATGAACGGGCTGAGTGTGGCAGGCATGGCCATCGGCTCATCCATAGCCCTGCCGGAGATGCTCAAGCGCGGATACGACAAACGCATGGTCACGGGCGTGATACAGGCGGGCAGCTCCCTCGGCATCATGGTGCCGCCCAGCATCGTGCTGGTGCTGTACGGCATGATAGCCCGCCAGCCCGTGAGCAAGCTGTGGCTTGCGGGCGTAGGCCCCGGCCTGCTCTTTGCGGCCATGTTCATCGCGTACATTGTCATCCGCTGCAAGATTAACCCCGCCATGGGCCCGGCCCTTTCCGCCGAGGAACGCGATATCCCCAAAAAGGAGAAATACTCCCTCCTGCTGGCCGGGCTGCTGCCGCTGGCCATCATCTTCTCCGTTACCGGCTTCTTCATGATGGGGCTGACCAGCCTTGTGGAAAGCTCTGCCGTGGGGGCTGCTGCCGCCACGCTGGCTGCCCTGTGCAAGGGAAGACTTACCCGCAAGGTCATGGACGACACCCTGCATCAGACCCTCAGCGTAAGCTGCATGTTCATGTGGATCATCATGGCTGCCCTGTGCTTCGGTGCCGTGTTCGACGGGCTGGGCGCGGTGCACGCCATCAAGAGCCTGTTTCTGGATGAATGGGGCCTCACGCCGTGGGGCGTGCTCATCATGATGCAGGTTTCCTACATCATCATGGGCATGTTTCTGGACGACACGGCCATGCTGGTTATCGTGGCCCCGCTGTATATTCCGCTTATCATCTCGCTGGGCTTCAATCCCATCTGGTACGGCGTGCTCTATACGGTAACCTGCCAGATTGCCTACATGACCCCGCCCTTCGGGTACAACCTGTTCCTCATGAAGGCCATGGCCCCCAAAGAGGTGACGCTGGCAGACATCTACAGCTCCATCGTGCCCTTTGTCATTATCATGGTGCTGGGGCTGGGACTTGTCATGGCCTTTCCGCAGATTGCCATGTATCTTCCGGATACCTACTTCGCAAAATAG
- a CDS encoding TRAP transporter small permease subunit — protein MPNFIRIYVRYVDAINRLVGKVALYMVFLMMGILLYSAISRTLFNSPVIWAVEMAQFSMAAYYLLGGGFSLLLHAHVRMDVLYSRWSRRKQSKVDVFTSLFLIIYLIVLLYGGISSTAYSIEYNQTNYSAWAPPMAPIKCIMVFGIFMMLLQAFSELFKDIARAKGELIP, from the coding sequence GTGCCAAATTTTATCAGAATATATGTGCGCTATGTGGACGCCATCAACCGGCTCGTGGGCAAGGTTGCGCTGTATATGGTGTTCCTCATGATGGGCATACTGCTGTATTCGGCCATTTCCCGAACCCTGTTCAATTCTCCAGTCATCTGGGCGGTGGAGATGGCGCAGTTTTCCATGGCCGCCTACTACCTGCTGGGAGGAGGCTTTTCCCTGCTCCTCCACGCCCATGTGCGCATGGACGTGCTCTATTCCCGCTGGTCCAGACGCAAACAGTCCAAGGTAGATGTCTTCACGTCCTTGTTTCTCATCATCTACCTTATCGTGCTGCTGTACGGCGGCATCTCCAGCACCGCGTATTCCATTGAATACAACCAGACCAACTATTCCGCATGGGCCCCCCCCATGGCACCCATCAAGTGCATCATGGTGTTCGGCATTTTCATGATGCTGCTGCAGGCCTTTTCGGAACTGTTCAAGGATATCGCAAGAGCCAAGGGAGAGCTTATTCCATGA
- a CDS encoding transcription antitermination factor NusB, with protein MTKKVSLLPPARALALECVNDILEHGHDLQSVLDGKLRSVRISMPDAALCTELVYGYVRLRDRIHALLSRFLKDSAKLPPKHRLALGLAAYEMLYLDRIPTYASVDWCVSYSKRQFSAGLGKLTNAVLRNLDRMGEAAHDIDTVCPPHLSQAERLALWYSCPQWIVEMWLAGYGEETARVFLEAGISAAPVGLRVNRTKPDAEALAQELAAHPDCLRREGFGLLFPAGHAPTGMKSMLAEGRISRQSLASQQVLEAARPQVWQGPVWDCCCGRGGKTTALLEAGVPVRYASDTSRERLLGMREEMERLGLEPPFSLLRSATEPPLDEVWTEIGSSSFRTVLADVPCSGLGTLSRRPDARYHRTQEGVRSLVETQAAILDNAFTQLAPKGKLVYMTCTMNPDENERQIAAFLARTPAAACEQEWHTPHDTACREFFYLAVLRKA; from the coding sequence TTGACAAAAAAAGTTTCTCTTCTTCCCCCTGCGCGCGCGCTGGCGCTGGAATGCGTGAACGATATCCTTGAGCACGGGCACGACCTGCAATCGGTGCTGGACGGCAAGCTCCGCAGCGTGCGCATATCCATGCCCGATGCCGCCCTGTGCACGGAACTGGTTTACGGATACGTGCGCCTGCGCGACCGCATCCACGCCCTGCTTTCCCGGTTCCTCAAGGACAGCGCCAAGCTGCCGCCCAAACACCGCCTTGCCCTGGGGCTGGCGGCATATGAGATGCTGTATCTGGACCGCATTCCTACCTACGCCTCGGTGGATTGGTGCGTCAGCTACTCCAAGCGGCAGTTTTCTGCCGGTCTCGGCAAGCTTACCAACGCCGTGCTGCGCAATCTGGACCGCATGGGCGAAGCCGCTCATGATATCGACACCGTGTGTCCGCCCCATCTTTCGCAGGCAGAGCGGCTGGCTCTGTGGTACTCCTGCCCGCAGTGGATAGTGGAGATGTGGCTTGCGGGCTACGGCGAAGAGACAGCGCGCGTTTTTCTGGAGGCGGGCATTTCCGCCGCCCCGGTGGGCCTGCGGGTGAACCGGACCAAGCCCGATGCGGAAGCGTTGGCGCAGGAGCTTGCCGCGCACCCGGACTGCCTGCGGCGGGAAGGATTCGGGCTGCTTTTCCCTGCGGGGCATGCGCCCACGGGGATGAAGTCCATGCTGGCGGAAGGCCGCATCTCACGGCAGTCGCTTGCCTCGCAACAGGTGCTGGAGGCCGCCCGCCCGCAGGTGTGGCAGGGCCCCGTATGGGACTGCTGCTGCGGACGCGGCGGGAAGACCACTGCCCTGCTGGAAGCCGGCGTGCCCGTGCGCTACGCGAGCGATACCTCGCGCGAACGGCTGCTTGGAATGCGTGAAGAAATGGAGCGGCTGGGCCTTGAACCGCCGTTCTCCCTGCTGCGTTCCGCCACGGAACCGCCACTGGACGAAGTGTGGACGGAAATTGGAAGTTCCAGCTTCCGAACCGTTTTGGCGGATGTGCCCTGCTCCGGTCTGGGCACGTTGTCCCGCAGACCGGACGCCCGGTATCACCGGACGCAGGAGGGCGTGCGTTCCCTCGTGGAAACGCAGGCTGCCATTTTGGATAATGCCTTTACCCAGCTTGCCCCCAAAGGCAAGCTTGTCTACATGACATGCACCATGAATCCGGATGAGAATGAACGGCAGATAGCCGCCTTTCTCGCCCGTACCCCCGCCGCCGCCTGCGAACAGGAATGGCACACCCCGCACGATACTGCCTGCCGGGAGTTTTTCTATCTGGCTGTGCTGCGCAAAGCATAG
- the eutC gene encoding ethanolamine ammonia-lyase subunit EutC produces the protein MNTTRQTIVTEDPWAELKQFTDARISLGRCGVSLPLSESLAFRLAHAQARDAVLQPFAMDAVSSALERQGHSCLQLHSAVADRGEFLTRPDLGRRLSEASRERLRALGPESRGADVCVVISNGLSSRAVHENAVPFAVQFLDSLRYGGLSYAPVCLVDQGRVAVGDEVAELLSARLVVMLIGERPGLSSPNSLGVYMTFAPRVGVTDEARNCISNVREGGLSVDMGVRKLAYLVENAFAMRLSGVQLKDKMPSGYLPFRPQPRLA, from the coding sequence ATGAACACCACCCGGCAGACCATAGTTACGGAAGACCCGTGGGCGGAACTCAAGCAGTTCACCGATGCGCGCATAAGCCTCGGCCGCTGCGGCGTGAGCCTGCCCCTTTCCGAAAGCCTCGCCTTTCGCCTTGCCCATGCGCAGGCGCGGGATGCCGTGCTGCAACCCTTTGCCATGGATGCGGTATCTTCCGCGCTGGAACGGCAGGGCCATTCCTGCCTGCAACTGCACAGCGCGGTGGCCGACCGGGGAGAATTTCTCACCCGTCCCGATCTGGGCAGGCGGCTTTCGGAAGCCTCGCGGGAGCGGCTGCGCGCCCTCGGGCCGGAGTCGCGGGGGGCGGATGTGTGCGTGGTCATAAGCAACGGCCTGTCTTCGCGTGCGGTGCACGAAAACGCCGTGCCCTTCGCCGTGCAGTTTCTCGATTCCCTGCGCTACGGCGGCCTCAGCTATGCGCCGGTGTGCCTTGTGGACCAGGGCCGGGTGGCCGTGGGCGACGAGGTGGCCGAACTGCTGAGCGCACGGCTGGTGGTCATGCTTATCGGTGAGCGGCCGGGCCTCAGTTCTCCCAACTCGCTGGGCGTATATATGACCTTTGCACCCCGCGTGGGGGTAACGGATGAGGCACGCAACTGCATTTCCAACGTGCGGGAGGGAGGCCTGAGCGTGGATATGGGCGTGCGCAAACTGGCCTATCTGGTGGAAAACGCCTTTGCCATGCGGCTTTCCGGCGTGCAACTGAAGGACAAGATGCCCTCCGGCTATCTGCCGTTTCGCCCGCAGCCCCGGCTTGCCTGA
- a CDS encoding 4Fe-4S binding protein → MNIGSVTLLYFSPTGTTRTLLQSIAQGVLGHSGHGANGSNGANETNENNGASVAEHADITTPEARAAALRNITADTVLVVGMPVYMGRIPALAAEWLRSIRVQQVPVICVAVYGNRAYEDALAELQHLMAECGGVPVAAAAYIGEHSFSCETLPTAHGRPNADDLAHAKDFGSRVRAKLQNMSDLSAHKGIAVPGEYPSQKNTVLWSVDFIAVSDACARCGQCAAVCPAGAISPYDSAAINIEACITCCACIKQCPVQARSIKPGPVMEARKRLNSLFSAPKQPEVFL, encoded by the coding sequence ATGAACATTGGGTCGGTTACGTTGCTTTACTTTTCCCCCACCGGAACCACGCGCACGTTGCTGCAAAGCATCGCGCAGGGAGTGTTGGGGCACAGCGGCCATGGCGCCAATGGATCCAATGGAGCCAACGAAACAAACGAAAACAACGGAGCCTCCGTGGCAGAGCACGCAGACATCACCACACCGGAGGCAAGGGCGGCAGCCCTGCGTAACATCACGGCAGATACCGTCCTCGTGGTCGGCATGCCCGTATACATGGGCAGAATTCCTGCACTGGCAGCAGAATGGCTCCGCAGCATCCGTGTGCAGCAGGTTCCGGTGATATGCGTTGCAGTGTACGGCAACCGCGCATATGAGGACGCTCTGGCCGAACTGCAACACCTTATGGCGGAATGCGGGGGCGTTCCCGTTGCCGCCGCAGCATACATTGGTGAACATTCGTTCTCTTGCGAAACCCTTCCCACGGCTCACGGCAGACCCAATGCAGACGACCTTGCCCACGCAAAAGACTTTGGCAGCCGGGTACGCGCCAAGCTGCAAAACATGTCAGATCTTTCTGCGCATAAGGGCATTGCTGTGCCGGGAGAATACCCGTCACAGAAGAACACGGTGCTGTGGTCGGTGGATTTCATCGCGGTAAGCGATGCCTGCGCCCGGTGCGGGCAGTGTGCCGCCGTGTGCCCCGCAGGAGCAATTTCTCCTTATGACAGCGCTGCCATTAACATAGAAGCCTGCATCACCTGCTGCGCCTGTATCAAGCAATGCCCCGTGCAGGCACGCAGCATCAAGCCCGGTCCGGTCATGGAGGCACGCAAGCGGCTGAACAGTCTGTTCAGTGCGCCTAAGCAGCCGGAAGTGTTTCTGTAG